The sequence below is a genomic window from Nitrospira sp..
ACTTTCTGCTGCTCATTGATTTGAAACGCCATCCAACCGGTCAGGCTGCCGAGCGCCAGAAACGCCACATGCGGCAAACCCGGCACCAGTCCCATGGCCAGCAGGATGCCGGATGCGGTACCGATGGCCTTCGGCGAAATGAGCACCTGCCGGGTGACTTCGAATCCGAGGTTCACCTCCGACGCCGCGCGCGTGATGACGATACCGGCGGCTGTGGACACAATGAGCGCCGGCACCTGGGCCACAAGGCCTTCGCCGACCGTCAGCAACGTGTAGGTTTGCGCGGCGGTGGACAGGGTCATGCCCTGTTGCAACACGCCGATCGTCAAGCCGCCGAGGATGTTTACCAGCGTGATGACGACTGCCGCGACGGCGTCGCCCCGCACGAACTTGCTTGAACCGTCCATCGCTCCGTAGAAGTCCGCTTCCTGCGCGATTTCCTTCCGGCGCTGGCGGGCCTCCTTGTCGTTGATCAGGCCGGCGTTCAAGTCCGCATCAATGGCCATTTGTTTGCCGGGCATGGCATCCAAGGTGAACCGCGCGGCGACTTCCGCGACGCGGCCGGCACCCTTGGTGATGACGACAAAGTTGATGATGACGAGGATGGTGAAGACGACCAAGCCGACCGTGTAGTTGCCTCCAACGACGAAATTGCCGAAGGCCCGGATGACTTCACCCGCCGCCGCCGCCCCTTCATTTCCATGCAGGAGGATCAGCCTGGTGGACGCGATATTGAGCGCCAGCCGAAGCAGCGTCACCATCAACAAAATCGAGGGGAACACAGAGAATTCCAGCGGGCGCCGCACCTGCATGCCGACCAGCAGAATGATGATCGACAGCGTGATGTTGAAGCTCAACAGCAGGTCCAGGAAGAACCGCGGGAGCGGGACGAGCATGACCATCAAAATGCCGACCACGCCCACGGACATGAGAATGTCCGGGTGTTTGACCAAGGAGGTGCTGGGGATTGAGGAATTCTCGACGGCCATCGCTACTCCTACGACACGCAACTATGTGGGCGGCAATTTTCCGCGGACGCGGTACACGAAGGCCAGGATCTCCGCGACCGCGCGGTACAGGTCTTCAGGCACTTCGCGCCCTACTTCGACCAGCTTGTACAGGGTTCTCGCGACCAGTTTGTTTTCCACAATCATGATGCCGTGTTGCCGCCCGATCTCGCGGATCTTTTCGGCAACGAATCCCGCACCCTTGGCGATCACGACCGGTGCACCCATGGCCTTCGCGTCGTATTTCAGGGCGACCGCGAGGTGCGTCGGGTTCGTAATGATGACATCGGCCTTGGGCACGGCCGCCATCATGCGCTTACGCGACATTTCACGCTGGGTGCTGCGAATCTTCGACTTGACCCCAGGGTCTCCTTCCGCCGCGCGACTTTCTTCCTTGATCTCGTCCCGCGACATCCGCAGATCCCGCTCCCATTGAAACCGCTGATAGCCGTAATCGGCGGCGCCGAGCACCAGCTCGGCCCCGCCCATCGTCAAGGCGGCCTTGAGGGTCGCCCACCCGACGGTCGGCAGCAACGTTTCCATGCCGAACTGGGTCAGGGAAATGAACTCCATCATGTCCTGTTTGATGGCGAGGTAGCCCACCCCGCCGATGGCGAAGATTTTGAGCCACGACTTGATCAGTTCGGTGACGGAACGGAGCGAAATGAGGCGTTTGAATCCTGCCATCGGGCTGATCCGCGACCAGTCCAGACTGAATCCGTCTTTTTTCCAGAGGAAGCCCGTTTGCATGAGGTTGGCGCCCACGCCGACCACGGCGATGCCGCCCACGACCGGCCCCAGCATCACAAACACGTCCAAGCCAATCTGCCGGAGAATCACATGCAGATGGTCGAGGCTCAGTGCCTGGTGGGTGGCCTCTTCCATCGAACGAGAAAGCCAGCTCTGCAAGCTGGTGCGCAAACCGTTCAGAATCGCCGGCGTCATCCAGTACAGCGCACCGAAGCTTCCCAAGAGCGAGACCGCCATGACGGCATCGCGGCTGAGCGCGATCTGCCCCCTCGATCTCGCCTCGGATTTGCGCTTCGGTGTCGCCTGTTCTGTACGATTTTGCGCGCTATCAGCCATGGCCCAATGCCTTCAGTAATCCGAGAATGGTTTCCACCAGCATCTCGAATTCCTTTTCGAATAGCGACAGCGTGAAGGGCAAGGCGAGGCTCATCGCCAGCAGCCCAGCCCCGATCGTGATCGGAAAACTCTGCACAAACACGTTCATCTGCGGCACGGCGCGACCCATGACGGCCAGCACCGTATTGACGATGACCAGCGTGGCAAACACGGGGGCCGCCATTTTGAGGGCCACGCGCAACATGTTCTGCGCGAGCTGGATGATGTCCATCGCAATGCCTTCTGAGAGCTTGGCGCCGAACGGCGGAACGAATTCGTAACTCATGCCGATGGCATGGACGACCAACAGGTGCGCGTTGAGGGAAAGGAACACGAGCGATCCCAACGTGAGCTGGAACTGCGCGATGATCGGCGCATTCTGATGGCTCATCGGGTCAATCATCTGAATGGCGCTGAACCCCATCTGGGTGCCGATCATGTCTCCGGCCACCTGAAATCCGGAGAACAACAGCCGCACGGCGAGTCCGATCGTCAACCCGATTAGGAATTCACTGCCGACCCCCACCACCGCGACCATGGGATCTGCGGGCAGGCTCGGCAACTGAATGATGGGAGCGAGCACCAGCCCCAGCATGGTAACGAGCCCGGCTTTGACCGGCATCGGAATTGTTCTGGTGTTGAGAATCGGGAAGACACTGACGATGCCGGCAATCCGGACCAGGAGAATGGAAAAGGCCTGAAACTGTGGGAGTGCCAGGTGCAGGGTGTGTGCGGCGTTCATGCGATGGTGCTGTCTCAGTGAATCAACGACGGAATGCTGGTGATGATGTGGGTCATAAACGTAATGAGCACACCCATCATCCATGGAAGGAACAGGAGCGTCGCGGCGAACACGGCCAGGACCTTCGGCACGAAGGTCAAGGTGGCTTCGTTGATCTGAGTCATGGCCTGAAACGTACTGACGATCAAGCCCACCACGAGGCTGAGTCCCAGCACCGGGGCTGAGACGAGCATGCACGTCTCGATCGCCTGACGCCCGATTTCCGTCACGGTTTCAATTGTCATCATGATGAGTCCTATTGAAAGCTTCTAACCATGGAACCGACGACGAGATACCAGCCGTCGGCGAGCACAAAGAGAATCAGTTTAAACGGCAGCGAAATCATGACCGGCGGCAGGAGCATCATACCCATCGACATCAGCACGCTCGCGACGACCATATCGACGATCAGAAAGGGGATGTAGAGGAGGAATCCGATTTGAAATGAAATCCGTAGCTCACTGAGC
It includes:
- the fliR gene encoding flagellar biosynthetic protein FliR, with amino-acid sequence MNAAHTLHLALPQFQAFSILLVRIAGIVSVFPILNTRTIPMPVKAGLVTMLGLVLAPIIQLPSLPADPMVAVVGVGSEFLIGLTIGLAVRLLFSGFQVAGDMIGTQMGFSAIQMIDPMSHQNAPIIAQFQLTLGSLVFLSLNAHLLVVHAIGMSYEFVPPFGAKLSEGIAMDIIQLAQNMLRVALKMAAPVFATLVIVNTVLAVMGRAVPQMNVFVQSFPITIGAGLLAMSLALPFTLSLFEKEFEMLVETILGLLKALGHG
- the fliQ gene encoding flagellar biosynthesis protein FliQ; protein product: MTIETVTEIGRQAIETCMLVSAPVLGLSLVVGLIVSTFQAMTQINEATLTFVPKVLAVFAATLLFLPWMMGVLITFMTHIITSIPSLIH
- the flhB gene encoding flagellar biosynthesis protein FlhB — translated: MADSAQNRTEQATPKRKSEARSRGQIALSRDAVMAVSLLGSFGALYWMTPAILNGLRTSLQSWLSRSMEEATHQALSLDHLHVILRQIGLDVFVMLGPVVGGIAVVGVGANLMQTGFLWKKDGFSLDWSRISPMAGFKRLISLRSVTELIKSWLKIFAIGGVGYLAIKQDMMEFISLTQFGMETLLPTVGWATLKAALTMGGAELVLGAADYGYQRFQWERDLRMSRDEIKEESRAAEGDPGVKSKIRSTQREMSRKRMMAAVPKADVIITNPTHLAVALKYDAKAMGAPVVIAKGAGFVAEKIREIGRQHGIMIVENKLVARTLYKLVEVGREVPEDLYRAVAEILAFVYRVRGKLPPT